The proteins below are encoded in one region of Pseudonocardia sp. DSM 110487:
- a CDS encoding DMT family transporter: MSAGLWSSISTTASRADLAVRATPFAFVVIWASGFVVAKYAAPYAEPLSFLVVRYAGVIVLMLALAVAARAPWPRGWQALHIAVAGVGIQAGYLGGVWAAVAAGMPAGVAALVVNLQPVLTAAFAGLLGERLGRRQVFGLLLGFAGVALVVSNRLTAQGLSPLTLGLTIMALLAITIGTLYQKRFCPRFDLRTGQVVQFVASVAVTLPFALAFESFRFDWTPQLFGALAWSVLVLTGGGISLLFLMLRRGAAAQVTSYFYLVPGITALMAFAMFGESLGLVAVGGMVVTVLGVALATRRAE; encoded by the coding sequence GTGAGTGCCGGGTTATGGTCGAGCATCAGCACCACCGCATCCCGCGCCGACCTCGCCGTCCGCGCCACGCCGTTCGCGTTCGTCGTCATCTGGGCGTCCGGCTTCGTCGTCGCGAAGTACGCCGCCCCGTACGCGGAACCGCTGAGCTTCCTGGTGGTGCGCTACGCGGGCGTGATCGTGTTGATGCTCGCCCTCGCGGTGGCGGCCCGCGCTCCGTGGCCACGCGGGTGGCAGGCGCTGCACATCGCGGTGGCGGGCGTCGGGATCCAGGCCGGCTACCTGGGCGGGGTGTGGGCCGCGGTCGCCGCCGGGATGCCGGCAGGCGTCGCGGCGCTCGTCGTGAACCTGCAGCCGGTGCTCACCGCGGCGTTCGCCGGGCTGCTCGGCGAACGGCTGGGCAGGCGGCAGGTGTTCGGGCTGCTCCTCGGGTTCGCGGGCGTCGCGCTCGTGGTGTCCAACCGGTTGACGGCCCAGGGCCTCTCACCGCTGACGCTCGGCCTCACGATCATGGCCCTGCTCGCGATCACGATCGGCACGCTCTACCAGAAGCGGTTCTGCCCGCGGTTCGATCTGCGCACGGGCCAGGTGGTGCAGTTCGTCGCCTCGGTCGCGGTGACGTTGCCGTTCGCGCTCGCGTTCGAGTCGTTCCGGTTCGACTGGACACCGCAGCTGTTCGGCGCGCTGGCCTGGTCGGTGCTGGTGCTCACCGGCGGCGGCATCTCGCTGCTGTTCCTCATGCTGCGCCGCGGCGCTGCGGCCCAGGTCACCAGCTACTTCTACCTCGTGCCCGGGATCACAGCTCTGATGGCGTTCGCGATGTTCGGCGAGTCGCTCGGGCTGGTGGCGGTCGGCGGAATGGTGGTCACCGTGCTCGGAGTTGCGCTGGCGACGCGCCGCGCGGAGTAG